One Candidatus Acidulodesulfobacterium ferriphilum genomic window carries:
- a CDS encoding AarF/ABC1/UbiB kinase family protein, giving the protein MIKRNLYIFFKAIPFILYILFTQKRFVIFGRRRALSEKYHLKSAKWLTGIIASLGPTFIKLAQVISTRADFLPPEYINALSTLQDEVPPVPFARIKPIIEKDLGKPINAVFDKFDKEPLAAASVAQVYKAAYNGKDVIVKVIRPDIEKNVGIDIVTLRNVLNLLKIFFPQNKSIQSISVVLREFQITIYEEMDLMHEVKNIKEFRKIGKKLDYIIVPKTYSEINSKNILVMDFYEGVKITNFEKLKDMRIEPEMVINRLIEFYIYQSLIKGVIHADPHPGNILVNKEGKIIVLDYGLVIHISEDTKKNLVKAVLAGIKMDFPGIIDAYYALGIINKEVSRQLLEKMAEKLYRVLSQKDISNKKIQQIINDIMKSFYAFPFELPQNLVYIFKTAAVLEGIGTALDPSYNLVKDIVPVAKRYIKETPLGKKMTPLNIIKEGFNHVKEFILDTKRVMHAAYAEDFRVKIHPNNISGLENFLIHIIKRLMAALIGGFIGIISALIFIEDKNMYLLIGGFFISALVVFVSISLPIKTTYGYSTLLDIFRHRNND; this is encoded by the coding sequence TTGATAAAGAGAAACCTTTATATCTTTTTTAAAGCAATACCATTTATTTTATATATACTTTTTACTCAAAAAAGGTTTGTAATATTCGGAAGAAGAAGAGCATTAAGCGAAAAATATCACTTAAAGTCCGCAAAATGGCTTACCGGAATTATTGCGTCTTTAGGACCCACTTTTATTAAATTGGCTCAAGTAATCTCCACAAGGGCCGATTTTTTGCCGCCCGAATACATAAATGCCCTCTCTACGCTTCAGGATGAAGTTCCCCCCGTTCCATTTGCCAGGATTAAACCTATTATCGAAAAAGATTTAGGGAAACCTATAAATGCGGTTTTTGATAAGTTCGATAAAGAACCGCTTGCCGCCGCTTCGGTAGCTCAGGTTTATAAGGCTGCCTATAACGGCAAGGATGTCATTGTCAAGGTTATCAGGCCTGATATAGAAAAAAATGTGGGAATAGATATTGTAACGCTAAGAAACGTATTAAATCTTTTGAAAATTTTTTTTCCGCAAAATAAATCCATTCAATCGATTTCGGTTGTCTTAAGGGAATTTCAAATAACGATTTACGAAGAGATGGATTTAATGCACGAAGTTAAAAATATTAAAGAGTTTAGAAAAATAGGAAAGAAACTTGACTATATAATTGTTCCCAAAACCTATTCGGAGATTAATTCAAAAAATATCCTTGTTATGGATTTTTATGAAGGTGTTAAAATTACGAATTTTGAAAAATTAAAAGATATGAGGATAGAGCCTGAAATGGTCATTAACAGGCTCATAGAGTTTTATATTTATCAGTCTTTGATTAAGGGCGTAATTCATGCAGACCCCCACCCGGGCAACATTTTAGTCAATAAAGAAGGAAAGATAATAGTGCTTGATTACGGGCTTGTTATACATATATCGGAGGATACAAAAAAAAATCTTGTTAAGGCGGTTCTTGCGGGCATTAAAATGGATTTTCCGGGGATAATAGATGCCTACTATGCTCTTGGGATTATAAATAAAGAGGTCTCCCGCCAGCTTTTGGAAAAAATGGCAGAAAAATTGTACAGGGTTTTAAGCCAAAAAGATATTTCGAACAAAAAAATACAGCAGATAATTAATGACATTATGAAAAGCTTTTACGCCTTTCCGTTCGAACTTCCGCAAAATTTGGTTTATATATTTAAAACGGCGGCGGTTTTAGAGGGGATAGGAACGGCTTTGGACCCCTCCTATAATCTTGTAAAGGACATAGTTCCCGTGGCAAAAAGGTATATAAAAGAAACCCCTCTCGGGAAAAAAATGACGCCGTTAAATATTATCAAAGAGGGGTTCAACCATGTGAAAGAGTTTATATTGGACACAAAAAGGGTTATGCATGCCGCTTACGCAGAGGATTTCAGGGTTAAGATTCATCCGAACAATATTTCTGGATTGGAAAACTTTTTGATACATATTATAAAAAGGCTGATGGCGGCGCTTATCGGCGGTTTTATCGGAATAATATCCGCTTTAATATTTATAGAGGACAAAAATATGTATTTATTAATCGGGGGATTTTTTATATCGGCATTAGTGGTGTTTGTTTCTATAAGCCTTCCCATAAAAACGACCTATGGCTATTCCACCCTCCTTGACATATTCAGGCATCGTAATAATGATTGA
- the glmU gene encoding UDP-N-acetylglucosamine diphosphorylase/glucosamine-1-phosphate N-acetyltransferase, producing MNKEIKNISVAVLAGGLGTRMKSEEPKALSALLENPLIFYTVEALINTRRAFNIYRGYKHRVIIGKIGIVIGHKGESVKNYILKEKRFKVKGVLFDFAEQEKYLGTGDAALKALDMFTPADDESSLLILPCDMPLIEAKTFEDLIKFHLDNENDLTVLSVKAENPYSYGRILKDKNGHVKEIVEENELANYPKNIGEIKEINSGVYVVKLNHLKRLIKKIKPDNLKKEYYFTDIVNIFFKNGLKTMCYTSFHRDEFIGVNSKSDLLDAQKALQKRVLRRLMENGANFISDDNVYIGYNVEIGKNTTIYPNVFISGNTHILNDVIVENGCVIKESFIAGKTAIKSYSILEEAFVMDGARIGPFARLRPGSLILEGGKIGNFVEVKKSIIGKNTKAAHLSYIGDALIGDGVNIGAGVITCNYDGVKKYKTIIEDGCFIGSDSQLVAPVKIGKNSYVGSGTTITKDVPEGSLAIARMPQRNIAGWAAKKMKQKKTKKQKQDGA from the coding sequence ATGAATAAGGAGATAAAAAATATTTCCGTAGCCGTGCTTGCAGGCGGTCTTGGAACAAGGATGAAATCCGAGGAGCCAAAGGCTCTTTCGGCTTTATTGGAAAACCCGTTGATATTTTATACGGTAGAGGCGCTTATAAATACGAGAAGGGCTTTTAATATTTACAGAGGATATAAGCACAGGGTTATAATAGGTAAAATCGGCATTGTAATAGGACACAAGGGTGAATCCGTCAAAAATTATATTTTAAAAGAAAAGAGGTTTAAAGTAAAGGGCGTACTTTTTGATTTTGCCGAGCAGGAGAAGTATCTTGGGACCGGCGATGCGGCTTTAAAGGCTTTAGATATGTTTACGCCTGCGGACGATGAATCCAGCCTGTTAATCCTCCCCTGCGATATGCCGTTAATCGAAGCAAAAACCTTTGAAGATTTAATCAAGTTTCATTTAGACAACGAAAATGATTTGACCGTTCTTTCGGTAAAAGCGGAAAACCCTTATTCCTACGGAAGAATTTTAAAAGATAAAAATGGACATGTTAAAGAAATAGTAGAAGAAAACGAACTTGCAAATTACCCTAAAAATATCGGAGAAATTAAAGAGATTAATTCTGGTGTTTATGTAGTTAAATTGAACCATCTTAAAAGATTGATAAAGAAAATTAAGCCCGATAATCTTAAGAAGGAATATTATTTTACCGATATTGTAAATATTTTCTTTAAAAACGGTTTAAAAACCATGTGCTATACCTCTTTTCACAGGGATGAGTTTATCGGGGTCAACTCTAAGTCAGATTTGCTTGACGCTCAAAAGGCGCTCCAAAAAAGAGTTCTTCGAAGGTTAATGGAAAACGGGGCAAATTTTATATCGGACGACAATGTTTATATAGGTTATAATGTAGAAATAGGTAAAAACACAACGATTTATCCAAATGTTTTTATATCCGGAAATACTCATATATTGAACGATGTAATCGTGGAAAACGGCTGTGTCATAAAGGAATCTTTTATTGCGGGTAAAACGGCAATAAAAAGCTATAGCATTCTGGAAGAAGCCTTCGTTATGGATGGCGCCAGGATTGGTCCTTTTGCGCGCCTGAGGCCCGGTTCTTTAATTCTTGAGGGCGGCAAAATAGGAAACTTTGTTGAGGTTAAGAAGTCTATAATAGGCAAAAATACAAAGGCGGCTCATCTCAGTTATATAGGCGATGCGCTAATAGGCGATGGCGTGAACATAGGCGCTGGTGTTATAACCTGCAATTACGACGGGGTAAAAAAATATAAAACAATTATAGAAGACGGCTGTTTTATAGGTTCGGATTCGCAATTGGTAGCCCCTGTTAAAATAGGAAAAAATTCTTATGTCGGTTCGGGAACTACGATTACTAAGGATGTTCCTGAAGGGTCTCTGGCAATAGCGAGAATGCCGCAGCGGAATATAGCCGGGTGGGCGGCAAAAAAAATGAAACAAAAGAAGACAAAAAAACAAAAACAGGATGGGGCATAA
- the glmS gene encoding glutamine--fructose-6-phosphate transaminase (isomerizing), with protein MCGIMGFSGNLKNESSVGVVLNGLKSLEYRGYDSSGIAYYDNDDRLIKYIKKSGKLINLSNEFSCVAPLNSDVAIGHIRWATHGRPTDENAHPHIDCSGNIAIVHNGIIENYAALKNKLIKKGHRFITETDSEVIAHLIEDYINAGRSFYEAVRLTSAELLGAFAILALDGASRSIAAVKFGPPLVLAQKGNNLYVASDISPLIEYTNDVIYLKNSEIAHFHDGNLDITTFKGKKVNKTITKIDWDASRAAKSGFAHFMQKEIFEQPARILDAFSSRVMLKEGIKDNVINLNKIKIKKAKKGFIENAKNSFNDVLAGLDISLEGLKLTKNDIVNSPKIVFIACGSSYYASLAIKYMMETICGLPVIVEYGSEFRYENFPISQNDIFVGISQSGETADTNSALEVAKAKRAKILSITNVPGSQITGLSNKGVIYTHAGPEIGVASTKAFTTQLLCGLLLALYVGEKSGLMPKYQWLNSQNIFKNLVELPKKMEKILFMDETLEDIAKKYYKSSNFLYMGRGILYPVALEGALKLKEISYIHAEGYPAGEMKHGPIALVDENMPVLFLLSNNMLAPKTISNIEEIKARGGKVIAVADYEPEIDGLSDLIRIPETLEVLSPVLYTVPLQLFAYHIAALKGTDIDQPRNLAKSVTVE; from the coding sequence ATGTGCGGTATAATGGGTTTTTCCGGCAATCTTAAAAACGAAAGCTCGGTAGGCGTGGTATTGAACGGACTTAAAAGCCTCGAATACCGGGGTTATGATTCGTCGGGTATTGCATACTACGATAATGATGACAGGTTAATAAAATATATAAAGAAATCAGGAAAGTTAATAAATCTTTCAAACGAATTTAGTTGCGTTGCTCCTTTAAATTCCGATGTTGCCATCGGACACATAAGATGGGCTACCCATGGAAGGCCGACGGATGAAAATGCCCATCCCCATATCGATTGCAGCGGTAATATCGCAATAGTTCATAACGGAATAATAGAAAATTATGCGGCTTTAAAAAATAAGCTTATAAAAAAGGGGCACAGGTTTATCACTGAAACCGATTCGGAGGTTATAGCCCATTTAATAGAAGATTATATTAACGCAGGCAGATCATTTTATGAAGCGGTAAGACTAACATCTGCCGAACTTTTGGGGGCTTTTGCGATACTGGCGCTGGACGGAGCTTCCAGGAGCATTGCCGCGGTTAAGTTCGGTCCGCCCCTTGTTTTGGCGCAAAAGGGCAATAATCTTTATGTGGCAAGCGATATTTCGCCGCTGATAGAATACACGAACGATGTTATATACCTTAAAAACTCCGAAATAGCACATTTCCACGATGGTAATTTAGATATAACTACATTTAAAGGAAAAAAAGTTAACAAAACGATTACAAAAATAGACTGGGATGCCTCAAGGGCGGCAAAATCAGGTTTTGCCCACTTTATGCAAAAAGAGATATTCGAGCAGCCTGCCCGCATTTTAGACGCCTTTTCCTCGCGGGTAATGCTCAAGGAAGGAATTAAAGATAATGTTATAAATCTAAATAAAATTAAAATAAAAAAGGCTAAAAAGGGATTTATCGAAAATGCCAAAAATAGTTTTAATGATGTATTAGCAGGTCTTGATATTTCGCTCGAAGGGTTAAAACTTACTAAAAACGATATCGTAAATTCACCCAAGATTGTTTTTATAGCCTGCGGGTCGTCATATTATGCAAGCCTTGCCATTAAATATATGATGGAAACGATTTGCGGTTTGCCTGTTATCGTGGAGTATGGTTCCGAGTTTAGATACGAAAATTTTCCTATTTCTCAAAACGATATTTTTGTGGGCATATCCCAATCTGGTGAAACGGCAGACACCAACAGCGCTTTAGAGGTTGCAAAAGCCAAGCGGGCCAAGATATTATCTATTACCAATGTTCCCGGTTCTCAAATAACAGGTTTGTCAAATAAAGGGGTTATTTATACTCATGCGGGACCGGAGATCGGCGTTGCCTCGACAAAGGCATTCACGACGCAGCTTCTTTGCGGATTGCTTCTTGCATTATATGTGGGAGAAAAGTCTGGTTTAATGCCAAAGTATCAATGGCTTAATTCCCAAAATATTTTTAAAAATTTAGTAGAACTTCCAAAAAAAATGGAAAAGATTTTATTTATGGATGAAACCTTAGAAGATATTGCAAAGAAGTATTATAAAAGCAGCAATTTTTTATATATGGGCAGAGGCATATTGTATCCCGTTGCGCTTGAAGGGGCGTTAAAATTAAAGGAAATATCCTATATCCATGCCGAGGGGTATCCGGCGGGTGAGATGAAACACGGGCCTATTGCGCTGGTCGATGAAAATATGCCTGTTTTGTTCCTTTTGTCAAATAATATGCTTGCGCCAAAAACAATATCCAATATCGAAGAGATAAAGGCAAGGGGCGGCAAGGTTATTGCCGTTGCGGATTACGAACCCGAAATAGACGGTTTATCGGATTTAATAAGAATACCAGAAACACTGGAGGTCTTAAGCCCGGTGCTTTACACCGTTCCGCTTCAACTGTTTGCTTACCATATTGCCGCGCTTAAGGGAACGGATATCGACCAGCCGAGAAATTTAGCTAAAAGCGTGACGGTAGAATAA
- a CDS encoding aspartyl/glutamyl-tRNA amidotransferase subunit C, with the protein MSDTGNIIDINHVVKLAKLNLNESDSEHFSKELNKILEYIDMLKEADVSEVNAISGELDYDNLVSGVALKTNFYKDCRLDECVPDDSFSFNIVKNDAPNFEASGETSEYGFFVVPQVIE; encoded by the coding sequence ATGAGCGATACCGGAAACATTATAGACATAAATCATGTTGTGAAACTTGCAAAGTTAAATTTAAACGAAAGCGATTCCGAACACTTTTCGAAGGAGCTGAATAAGATATTGGAATACATTGATATGCTTAAAGAAGCCGATGTTTCAGAGGTAAACGCCATATCAGGCGAACTGGATTATGATAACTTAGTCAGCGGGGTTGCTCTGAAGACAAATTTTTATAAGGATTGCAGACTTGACGAATGCGTCCCGGACGACAGTTTTAGTTTTAATATCGTCAAAAATGACGCTCCAAACTTTGAGGCAAGCGGGGAGACTTCGGAATACGGCTTTTTTGTCGTTCCACAGGTTATAGAATAA
- the ligA gene encoding NAD-dependent DNA ligase LigA, protein MKDDSAAKKKIDELTDAVNYHNYRYYMLEDPVLSDYEFDKLVEELTELERKYPQYAREDSPSKRVGGAVSEKFAQVKHNIPMLSLDNTYSKEEVVEFDKKIKRFLDYDMDGNIEYECELKFDGLAIELIYQNGIFIQGSTRGDGVTGEDVTANLKTIKTIPLKLLKDISYLEVRGEILMDKENFKRLNRERLNEGLSLFANPRNAASGSIRQLDPKITAQRNLIMFAYGIGKYSKEINFKTQFELMNLLKSFGININKNMTVANGIKGAVNFFDEASRKRESFPFEIDGVVIKVNDVFLQERLGEISKSPRWATAYKFSAKQDVSVIEDIEVSVGRTGILTPVAVLNPVNIGGVIVKRATLHNQDEIDKKNINIEDRVLVERSGDVIPEVVKVVLKGKRSGAFNLPDKCPCCGSEVVIDGAARRCMNELSCPCQIKGAIVHFASKRAMDIEGLGERIVDRLVETGLIKNVADIYYLKHGDLSKLEGFGEKSEENLFNSIEKSKNISYDRFIYALGIRHVGEHIASLLVRYFGNINGIKSATVQELSSKFGIGEEIGSSIYNFFRLKSNIDVIERLFKAGVLPYINIVKPNESNLIAGKSFIFTGALNDFTRDEAENLIKERGGIIEKTVKKSLDYVVAGAEPGSKYDKAVKLKLKIIGEDEFKSLLKS, encoded by the coding sequence GTGAAAGACGATTCAGCCGCAAAAAAAAAGATAGATGAATTAACGGATGCCGTAAATTACCACAACTACCGTTACTATATGCTTGAAGACCCCGTTCTGTCCGACTACGAATTCGATAAATTGGTTGAAGAATTAACGGAGCTTGAGAGAAAATATCCTCAGTATGCAAGGGAAGACTCTCCATCTAAAAGGGTCGGTGGCGCAGTCAGTGAAAAGTTTGCGCAGGTTAAACACAATATTCCTATGCTTTCATTGGACAATACCTATTCGAAAGAAGAAGTCGTAGAATTTGATAAAAAGATTAAGAGATTTTTAGATTACGATATGGACGGTAATATTGAATATGAGTGCGAGCTTAAGTTTGACGGGCTTGCAATAGAACTTATTTATCAAAACGGCATATTCATTCAAGGTTCTACAAGGGGGGACGGGGTAACGGGCGAAGATGTTACGGCGAATTTAAAGACGATAAAAACGATACCCCTTAAGCTTTTAAAAGATATAAGCTATCTTGAGGTGCGCGGCGAGATTCTAATGGATAAAGAAAACTTTAAAAGACTTAATAGGGAAAGGCTCAACGAAGGGTTGTCCCTTTTTGCAAACCCTAGAAATGCGGCATCGGGCAGCATAAGGCAGCTCGACCCTAAAATTACCGCACAAAGGAATCTTATAATGTTTGCTTACGGCATCGGGAAGTATTCAAAAGAAATAAACTTTAAAACCCAGTTTGAACTCATGAATCTTTTAAAATCTTTTGGAATCAATATAAATAAAAATATGACGGTTGCAAACGGTATCAAGGGGGCGGTGAATTTTTTTGACGAAGCCTCAAGAAAAAGGGAATCCTTTCCTTTTGAAATAGACGGCGTTGTTATAAAAGTGAACGATGTTTTTCTGCAGGAAAGGCTTGGCGAGATTTCCAAAAGCCCGAGGTGGGCAACCGCCTATAAGTTTTCGGCGAAACAGGATGTTTCGGTTATCGAAGATATCGAGGTATCGGTCGGCAGAACGGGGATATTGACTCCCGTAGCGGTTTTAAACCCCGTAAACATCGGAGGAGTTATAGTTAAAAGGGCGACGCTTCACAATCAGGATGAAATAGATAAAAAAAATATTAATATCGAGGACAGGGTTCTGGTTGAGCGTTCGGGGGATGTCATACCTGAAGTTGTCAAGGTCGTTTTGAAGGGGAAACGGAGCGGGGCTTTTAATCTTCCCGATAAATGCCCCTGCTGCGGGTCCGAGGTTGTAATAGACGGTGCGGCGCGCAGATGCATGAATGAGCTTTCCTGCCCGTGTCAGATTAAAGGCGCAATAGTTCATTTTGCCTCAAAAAGGGCAATGGACATAGAAGGGCTTGGGGAAAGAATAGTGGATAGGCTGGTTGAAACAGGGTTGATTAAAAATGTGGCGGATATTTATTATTTAAAACATGGAGATTTGAGTAAGTTAGAAGGGTTTGGAGAAAAATCCGAAGAAAATCTTTTTAATTCTATTGAAAAATCTAAAAATATATCTTATGATAGATTTATTTATGCGTTGGGTATAAGACATGTAGGCGAACATATCGCCTCTTTGCTTGTTCGTTATTTTGGCAATATAAACGGTATTAAAAGCGCAACGGTTCAGGAACTTTCATCAAAATTCGGCATAGGCGAAGAGATCGGAAGTTCGATATATAATTTTTTCAGGCTTAAGTCAAATATTGATGTTATAGAAAGGCTTTTTAAAGCAGGCGTATTGCCGTATATTAATATCGTAAAACCCAATGAATCAAATTTGATAGCGGGTAAAAGTTTTATTTTTACTGGCGCTTTAAATGATTTTACGCGGGACGAAGCCGAAAATTTGATAAAGGAACGGGGCGGGATTATCGAAAAAACCGTAAAAAAGAGTTTGGATTATGTCGTAGCCGGCGCCGAACCCGGTTCTAAATACGATAAAGCCGTGAAGCTAAAGCTTAAAATAATCGGCGAAGACGAATTTAAATCTTTACTAAAATCATAA
- a CDS encoding ATP-dependent DNA helicase PcrA, whose amino-acid sequence MGNKLNKLKISGTQPAEKNQQSSYLNGLNEEQLRAVLHEDGPLLILAGAGSGKTRVITLRALHLIKTGRAKPYNILGVTFTNKAAKEMRERIARALEKDSINDLPEFSTFHSFCLKLLRRHADIIGYGKSFVVFDDDDSGKILSKIVKSLNISEKIFTPSKVKYFIERNKNSYIGYEEAHLNVKPWEKNYAIIYEAYSKKLKENNAMDFGDLIFNAVKLFEKNPEILERYSKIYRYIMVDEFQDTNFIQDKLIKLLSKKYKNICVVGDDDQSIYSFRGANIDNILRFEEAFPNTCVIKLERNYRSTKNILNAASSLVRTNKLRKDKTLKTDKSGGGLITVYRANSDLSEAYFVAREIRRLVREDGYSNKDIAVLYRANSQSRIIEDRLIKESVRYQIYGGLKFYQRKEIKDILSFLRFAVNPKDLVGFERSVQCVPIGIGEKTIKTMEDIAEKNGMDILTAFKSGLLGEVKGLKNTLTDKSGFDFNPLSQSPPENREGSRGGAGLANYFDLILKLRHLIESNNETDEKIDYPSQNKNQKEGENKLEAALNLIYKASGYESMLRGETSEINDPKGSVSPMDQNRIENIEELINASQEFENIIEFLDQSSIDENRGNTGIENQRSSIDTDIAKVSLMTLHSAKGLEFPVVFLVGLEEQLFPHIRSLGDESSLEEERRLCYVGITRAKEKLYITWSKKRRMAKEYKYNLPSRFLKEIPENLIEEIVDSYEYY is encoded by the coding sequence ATGGGAAATAAATTAAACAAATTGAAAATCAGCGGAACTCAACCTGCCGAAAAAAATCAGCAAAGTTCATATTTAAACGGTTTAAATGAAGAACAGCTCAGGGCGGTGCTGCATGAAGACGGACCCCTTTTGATTTTGGCAGGCGCAGGTTCGGGAAAAACGAGGGTTATAACCTTAAGGGCGCTCCACTTGATAAAAACGGGAAGAGCTAAACCGTATAACATTTTAGGCGTAACCTTTACGAATAAGGCTGCTAAGGAAATGAGGGAGAGGATTGCACGGGCGCTGGAGAAGGATAGCATTAATGATCTTCCCGAATTTTCCACATTTCATTCATTTTGCCTTAAATTGCTAAGAAGACATGCCGATATAATTGGATACGGGAAGTCTTTCGTAGTATTTGACGATGACGATAGCGGAAAAATACTTTCCAAGATAGTCAAGTCGCTTAATATTAGCGAAAAGATATTCACCCCTTCTAAAGTAAAGTATTTTATAGAGAGAAATAAAAATTCTTATATAGGTTACGAAGAAGCCCACCTTAATGTGAAGCCATGGGAGAAAAACTATGCGATTATTTATGAGGCATATTCTAAAAAACTAAAAGAAAATAATGCAATGGATTTTGGGGATTTAATATTTAATGCAGTGAAGCTGTTCGAAAAAAATCCCGAAATTTTGGAACGCTATTCTAAAATTTACAGATACATCATGGTCGATGAGTTTCAAGATACCAATTTTATTCAAGATAAACTTATCAAGCTTTTATCCAAAAAATATAAAAATATCTGCGTTGTAGGCGATGATGACCAGTCCATATACAGTTTTAGAGGGGCGAATATCGATAACATATTAAGGTTTGAGGAAGCGTTTCCGAACACCTGTGTTATCAAATTAGAAAGGAACTACCGTTCGACTAAAAACATTCTCAATGCCGCTTCCAGTTTAGTGAGAACCAATAAATTAAGGAAAGACAAAACGCTTAAAACAGACAAATCGGGCGGCGGACTTATAACCGTTTACAGGGCAAATAGCGATTTGTCGGAGGCTTATTTTGTGGCGCGCGAGATAAGAAGGCTGGTGAGGGAAGACGGCTATTCCAATAAAGATATAGCCGTTTTATATAGGGCTAACTCTCAGTCGAGAATTATAGAAGACAGGTTGATAAAGGAAAGCGTCAGGTATCAAATTTATGGCGGTTTAAAATTTTACCAGAGAAAAGAAATAAAGGATATTCTCTCCTTTTTAAGGTTTGCGGTAAACCCTAAAGACTTAGTGGGCTTCGAAAGAAGCGTTCAGTGCGTGCCAATCGGGATTGGCGAAAAAACTATAAAAACTATGGAAGATATTGCCGAAAAAAACGGCATGGATATTTTAACGGCTTTTAAATCAGGTTTGCTTGGCGAGGTCAAAGGTTTAAAAAATACCCTGACGGACAAAAGCGGTTTTGATTTTAACCCCCTCTCTCAATCCCCCCCTGAAAACAGGGAAGGAAGTAGGGGGGGTGCGGGTCTGGCGAACTATTTTGATTTAATTTTAAAGTTAAGGCATTTAATTGAAAGCAACAATGAAACCGATGAAAAAATAGACTACCCGAGTCAAAATAAAAATCAAAAAGAAGGCGAAAATAAATTGGAAGCCGCCCTTAATTTAATTTATAAGGCTTCAGGCTATGAATCCATGCTCAGAGGGGAGACTTCAGAGATAAATGACCCGAAGGGCAGCGTAAGCCCAATGGATCAAAATAGAATAGAAAACATAGAAGAATTAATAAACGCTTCACAGGAATTTGAAAATATTATAGAATTTTTAGACCAGAGCTCGATTGACGAGAACAGAGGAAATACGGGAATTGAAAATCAGCGAAGCTCAATTGATACCGATATAGCGAAGGTTTCTCTTATGACGCTCCATAGCGCAAAAGGGCTTGAGTTTCCGGTTGTTTTTTTGGTCGGACTGGAAGAACAGCTTTTTCCGCATATAAGGTCGTTGGGGGATGAATCGTCGTTGGAGGAAGAAAGAAGGCTTTGCTATGTCGGCATAACAAGGGCGAAGGAAAAACTTTATATTACATGGTCTAAGAAAAGGAGAATGGCAAAAGAATATAAATATAATTTACCGTCAAGGTTTTTAAAAGAAATACCTGAAAACTTAATCGAAGAAATAGTCGATAGTTATGAATACTATTAG